The following proteins come from a genomic window of Loxodonta africana isolate mLoxAfr1 chromosome 19, mLoxAfr1.hap2, whole genome shotgun sequence:
- the PRR14L gene encoding protein PRR14L isoform X7 — MKVNEAKMDNTEGHRHGNLSKGLSTGCSEYPEVDKIMTSGEVLETSTLVSLEPLTFVDSGLTEATSKEKEHEELKLCPSSLSLLPGNSAISKVDNGKEELCKLNLVCEADDNHQQILVHCNEKHSSAHDRPMHTRSVVVAEPLEENYKVSYFTSSLSNVESRTTSLEECGSKGGGLIKRSTEKTDTSYLDQDDQSKNLASREENEKQRLSPGSERGELSPFNPAQPEEDASGHCSGYSGEKEIVDSPKENINDNYYIQGRIHTESLYSLMPGSSTEATKVMLKENNLKMTSDIQGSFINCEDHTETFANINHSGKHYEENNFSSLMQIEKPERTTTTDPRILNEKIYSKDSDSLVNIQRSLENNTQLNERSCSGFLFKRKSLVNTMPEDQIIPINEVSKPKYGTVQLPPPLEWDCRPESEKTIQNSHDDIPRLDEQSIACEVNELSCTDELVVNKVESECVLNQQVSLNSQDHVKLPSDSLLNINKEMLRARREDFQQSHHYPFEVAADIIANTQTVPIKTRMKDISPPGDKTCDASSNSSKLSIKLGSLERNKQVADSGIEDLHFRLLSSKNEAPGFPQEVSFMECQNVHSQDKTSSHCVSKNASEEGICPACTNFESSKIILEVAKPLITKCENACQHSNHHSQGIENSMNSSACKVNYTSEEGELDGREIKDSLQEDQIRKEMTVGTLSNGAPIKTICIPSHIKHSKEGLEGKGQDLPKETVFCKYDISDYVSQGLNQSANIPSPEKLLDQSPNVMSSSFKSKIQAEEPQTDEVLDCQSNLNRPDEWRSEDKPAKETKDSDERKSVIEPNRELSHNQKDLITCSGNNNPPSRGSPKKDDFKDFENIRACEDSSDNVVDTVCTNCSSKPAEGVLDRKACSALDSSAGQDKPALPESSRSAPSQREELNAGFTRMIDQNSDFPDATTCTVESLEIKKPCEEKVCRSLKDCEMDLCTDSCAHEAESAADHEPDVRVLGRANVSLNCIHHEQQVKGASLREPQAVDKGSRLEINSEFGKENSFGISPKELICSRYQDENSPRQGDLRSIERLPSYLSFQENSETNVNNTLGGETHPKNVFKPKDGEILCENVKDCIVLPEVKEGAPRDMSSPSERASIYISVKKGMSEVCHPDENASVRHLPLTLGTEAKVKREEIKEHWRGPLGHFIIGEKSKEMMTGEDGDIDNKSKISQTHFKCNRILVDAEEQHSQKVLENSLPKEEKHLCLKGAHPVLEQCISSHMLSDEVQNRGSSKDYKNEFTMMKEIPLAKLPGGDIAACSQKLKDPEMESLYHPLKKDFKLPAGHCLPGVPQKAQNPRCAGCDEIHGAFENTSRQKRVLPLKKQPHRTCKRASCQDQVMVGRKVSKIGSSTFLKSSSETIPTKEPRLLSSCAVSVSVQLESETVTPRSSTSHIPKQRGAPCQVLRSLNFRKPTKESALLTKLSILACKLVPITKTQKSRYWHCSSELLPVAKSYKRLRYKRFLDGFSYNTMQLNPYLAASRWDKKPNNKPVALYPLEAIKMSFIDLSNKMPSLLFGTEIFPVSFHMNSGSDCMAEAFKTFPEHCAPARLALGEAPRCPSRPPKWTFSFFFSHSGSGTATFREDTDLQSQAHSQAPPVPVQDSGGTATVQTRAGFSVLGLQTLLALCSPGCYRIWTKKWSFSNHMPTIQRLFMTQFTQGLKGLKPPASIADKVFCSLPYSVGRVLSIWSQHGPSTCPLEISALHSSHSKWQPSLQPSLGTTSSHNMLPYVPLPGMEAAYSTRGSEMRLEPPFPTLVPKSCLVTETAVSKLLLSASEFQVPGFDELDGVTAVCPRPQSSHPEQKEAEPEKRPKKVSQIRIRKTIPKPDPNLTPMGLPRPKRLKKKEFSLEEIYTNKNYKSPPANRCLETIFEEPKERNGTLISISQQKRKRVLEFQDFTVPRKRRARGKVKVAGSFTRAQKAALQSQELDALLIQKLMELETFFAKEEEQEQSSGC; from the exons ATGAAGGTCAATGAGGCTAAGATGGATAATACTGAAGGACACAGGCATGGCAACTTGAGTAAAGGTCTCTCCACTGGGTGCAGTGAATACCCAGAAGTAGACAAAATCATGACCAGTGGTGAAGTTTTAGAAACCAGCACGTTAGTTTCCCTAGAGCCTTTAACCTTTGTGGACTCTGGATTAACAGAAGCAACTtctaaagaaaaagaacatgaaGAATTAAAACTTTGTCCTTCTTCATTGTCATTATTACCAGGGAACAGTGCCATTTCCAAAGTGGACAATGGAAAGGAAGAGTTATGTAAATTAAACCTTGTCTGTGAAGCAGATGACAATCACCAACAGATTCTTGTCCACTGTAATGAAAAACACAGTTCTGCTCATGACCGCCCCATGCACACGAGAAGCGTAGTTGTTGCAGAACCCttggaagaaaattataaagTTTCATATTTCACATCAAGCTTGTCTAATGTAGAATCCAGAACAACATCCCTGGAAGAATGTGGTTCAAAAGGTGGTGGCTTGATTAAGAGATCTACTGAAAAGACAGACACTTCCTATTTGGATCAGGATGACCAAAGCAAGAACTTGGCTTCCAgagaggaaaatgaaaaacagcGTTTGAGCCCTGGGAGTGAAAGGGGAGAACTCTCTCCTTTTAATCCTGCTCAGCCAGAAGAGGATGCTAGTGGACATTGTTCTGGCTATTCTGGTGAAAAAGAGATTGTTGACTCTCCAAAGGAAAATATCAATGATAACTATTACATTCAAGGCCGTATCCATACGGAAAGCCTTTATTCTTTAATGCCCGGTTCTTCTACTGAAGCCACAAAAGTaatgttaaaagaaaataatttgaaaatgacTTCAGACATTCAAGGAAGCTTCATAAACTGTGAGGACCATACAGAAACATTTGCTAATATTAATCATTCAGGCAAACACTATGAAGAAAACAATTTTTCCTCATTGATGCAAATTGAAAAGCCAGAACGAACAACCACTACAGATCCCAGGATATtaaatgaaaagatttacagTAAAGATTCAGACTCCTTAGTCAATATCCAGAGGAGTCTGGAAAACAACACCCAGTTAAATGAAAGATCATGTAGTGGGTTTCTGTTTAAAAGAAAATCCCTTGTGAATACAATGCCAGAGGACCAGATAATTCCTATAAATGAAGTGTCAAAACCCAAATATGGTACTGTTCAGTTACCACCACCCCTAGAATGGGATTGCAGACCTGAGTCAGAAAAAACTATACAGAACTCACATGATGATATTCCACGTTTAGATGAACAGAGCATTGCTTGTGAAGTAAATGAACTTTCTTGTACTGATGAACTAGTTGTAAACAAAGTAGAAAGTGAATGTGTTTTAAATCAACAAGTGTCCCTTAATTCTCAAGACCACGTGAAGTTGCCATCTGACTCCTTACTAAATATAAACAAAGAGATGCTTAGAGCAAGACGTGAGGATTTCCAACAGAGTCATCACTATCCATTTGAGGTTGCAGCAGACATCATTGCTAATACCCAGACCGTTCCCATTAAGACTAGAATGAAAGACATCTCTCCACCAGGTGACAAAACCTGTGATGCTTCTTCAAACAGTTCAAAGTTAAGCATCAAACTAGGAAGCCTGGAAAGAAACAAACAAGTGGCTGATTCAGGAATAGAAGACCTGCATTTCAGGCTTCTTTCAAGTAAGAATGAAGCACCTGGCTTTCCTCAAGAAGTGTCTTTCATGGAATGTCAAAATGTTCATTCTCAGGATAAAACCAGCAGCCATTGTGTAAGTAAAAATGCATCAGAAGAGGGCATCTGTCCTGCTTGTACTAATTTTGAGTCTAGCAAAATCATCCTGGAAGTTGCAAAGCCTTTGATAACAAAATGTGAGAATGCATGTCAGCACAGCAATCACCACTCCCAAGGAATTGAAAACTCCATGAACAGTAGCGCCTGCAAAGTGAATTATACATCAGAGGAAGGTGAACTTGATGGGAGAGAAATTAAAGATAGCCTTCAAGAAGATCAGATCAGAAAGGAAATGACAGTAGGCACATTAAGTAATGGAGCCCCAATCAAAACCATTTGTATCCCCAGTCACATCAAACACAGTAAGGAAGGGCTAGAAGGAAAGGGACAGGATTTACCCAAAGAGACTGTATTTTGTAAGTATGACATCTCTGATTATGTTTCACAAGGACTAAACCAATCTGCAAACATTCCAAGTCCTGAAAAATTGTTGGACCAGTCTCCTAATGTTATGTCCTCCAGTTTTAAAAGCAAAATCCAGGCAGAAGAACCTCAGACAGATGAAGTCCTTGACTGCCAGAGTAACCTAAACAGACCAGATGAATGGAGAAGTGAAGATAAACCAGCTAAGGAGACAAAAGATAGTGACGAGAGAAAGAGTGTCATAGAGCCCAACAGAGAACTAAGCCACAACCAAAAGGATCTGATTACTTGTTCAGGCAATAATAACCCACCCTCTCGTGGTagtccaaagaaagatgattttaAAGACTTTGAGAATATTCGTGCCTGTGAAGACTCCTCAGACAACGTGGTAGACACTGTCTGCACAAACTGTAGCAGTAAGCCTGCAGAAGGAGTGCTGGACAGAAAGGCATGTAGTGCACTTGATAGCAGTGCAGGGCAAGATAAACCAGCATTACCTGAAAGCTCAAGGAGTGCCCCATCTCAGAGAGAAGAGCTGAATGCTGGATTTACAAGAATGATTGACCAGAACTCAGATTTCCCTGATGCTACTACCTGTACAGTGGAATCTCTTGAAATAAAAAAACCATGTGAAGAGAAAGTATGCAGATCTTTAAAAGATTGTGAAATGGACTTGTGTACAGATTCTTGTGCCCATGAGGCAGAGTCTGCTGCAGATCATGAACCGGATGTAAGAGTGTTAGGTAGAGCAAATGTGTCTTTAAATTGTATTCATCATGAACAGCAAGTTAAAGGAGCATCTCTGAGAGAACCACAAGCAGTGGATAAAGGATCAAGACTAGAAATAAATTCTGAGTTtgggaaggaaaattcctttggAATTTCTCCAAAAGAGTTGATATGTTCTAGATACCAAGATGAGAACTCTCCCCGCCAAGGGGACCTGCGCTCCATTGAGAGACTACCTTCATATCTGTCTTTTCAAGAAAATTCAGAAACTAATGTTAATAATACCTTGGGTGGAGAAACTCAcccaaaaaatgtttttaaaccaAAAGATGGTGAAATACTTTGTGAAAATGTAAAGGACTGCATAGTCCTGCCTGAGGTGAAGGAAGGAGCACCAAGGGATATGAGCAGTCCTAGTGAAAGAGCCAGTATATACATCAGTGTAAAAAAGGGTATGTCAGAAGTTTGTCACCCTGATGAGAATGCCAGTGTTAGACACTTGCCTTTGACATTGGGAACAGAAGCTAAAGTGaaaagagaagaaatcaaagaacactgGAGGGGACCACTGGGTCACTTCATTATTGgggagaaatcaaaagagatgaTGACTGGAGAAGATGGTGATATTGATAATAAGAGCAAGATTTCTCAGACCCACTTTAAATGCAACAGAATACTTGTTGATGCCGAAGAACAACACAGCCAGAAGGTTTTAGAAAACTCGTTGCCAAAGGAAGAGAAACATTTATGTCTAAAAGGAGCGCATCCTGTATTGGAACAATGCATATCATCTCATATGTTGTCTGATGAGGTGCAAAATAGGGGCTCATCTAAGGATTACAAGAATGAGTTCACCATGATGAAGGAAATCCCCCTAGCAAAGCTGCCCGGGGGTGACATCGCAGCATGTTCTCAGAAGTTAAAAGACCCAGAGATGGAAAGCTTGTATCATCCATTGAAGAAGGACTTCAAGTTGCCCGCAGGCCATTGCCTTCCTGGTGTCCCCCAGAAAGCACAAAACCCCCGCTGTGCTGGGTGTGATGAAATACACGGTGCCTTTGAGAACACTTCACGTCAGAAAAGAGTGCTTCCCTTAAAGAAGCAGCCCCATCGAACATGTAAAAGAGCTTCCTGTCAGGATCAAGTCATGGTGGGAAGAAAAGTAAGTAAAATTGGCAGCTCCACGTTTTTAAAGAGCTCCTCAGAAACCATCCCCACAAAAGAACCCAGACTTCTCAGTTCATGTGCAGTGTCTGTATCTGTACAATTGGAATCCGAAACAGTAACACCCAGGAGCTCAACTAGCCACATACCAAAGCAGAGGGGTGCTCCGTGCCAGGTTTTGAGGAGCCTGAACTTCAGGAAGCCTACCAAAGAATCAGCGTTACTAACCAAGCTGTCCATCCTCGCATGTAAACTGGTCCCCATCACAAAGACCCAGAAATCGAGATATTGGCATTGTTCCTCTGAACTCCTTCCAGTGGCTAAAAGCTACAAGCGGCTCAGATATAAAAGATTTCTGGATGGATTTTCATATAATACAATGCAGCTGAATCCATATTTGGCAGCTAGTAGATGGGATAAGAAGCCTAACAATAAGCCCGTGGCACTTTATCCTCTTGAAGCCATCAAAATGAGCTTCATAGATCTGAGCAACAAGATGCCATCTCTGCTGTTTGGTACGGAAATCTTTCCGGTATCCTTTCACATGAACTCAGGCTCAGATTGCATGGCTGAGGCCTTTAAGACTTTCCCCGAGCACTGTGCTCCAGCAAGGCTTGCCTTAGGAGAGGCCCCCAGGTGCCCATCTCGACCTCCCAAGTggaccttttctttcttcttctcacaTAGCGGTTCTGGGACGGCCACATTCAGGGAAGACACTGACCTCCAGAGTCAGGCCCACTCCCAGGCCCCTCCAGTTCCTGTCCAAGACTCTGGCGGCACAGCCACAGTCCAGACCAGAGCAGGTTTCTCTGTCCTCGGCCTTCAAACGCTGCTAGCACTTTGTTCCCCTGGATGTTACCGGATCTGGACAAAAAAATGGAGCTTCTCTAACCACATGCCTACCATACAGAGGCTCTTCATGACACAGTTTACACAGGGCTTGAAAGGATTAAAGCCTCCAGCATCCATAGCAGACAAAGTCTTCTGTTCTCTGCCCTACTCAGTGGGTAGGGTGCTGTCCATTTGGAGCCAGCATGGTCCTTCTACCTGCCCCCTCGAAATTTCTGCTCTTCATTCCAGTCACAGCAAGTGGCAGCCAAGCCTGCAGCCAAGCCTGGGCACAACAAGCAG CCACAACATGTTACCATATGTGCCTCTTCCAGGCATGGAAGCTGCATATAGCACCAGAGGCAGTGAGATGAG GCTTGAGCCTCCATTCCCTACCTTGGTACCAAAGTCTTGCTTGGTAACAGAAACAGCTGTCAGCAAGCTCCTGCTTTCAGCCTCTGAGTTCCAGGTTCCTGGATTTGATGAGTTGGATGGCGTGACAGCAGTGTGCCCCCGACCACAGAGCAGCCATCCAGAGCAGAAAGAG GCTGAGCCAGAGAAGAGGCCAAAGAAAGTCTCACAGATTCGCATCCGGAAAACTATTCCTAAGCcagaccctaaccttaccccCATGGGCCTCCCTCGACCCAAAAG GTTAAAGAAGAAGGAGTTTAGTTTAGAGGAAATATATACCAACAAGAATTATAAGTCCCCTCCTGCGAACAG GTGTTTAGAAACCATCTTTGAGGAACCTAAGGAACGAAATGGTACGCTAATCTCAATTAGTCAACAGAAGAGGAAGCGAGTTCTCGAATTTCAAGATTTTACGGTCCCGAGAAAGAGGAGAGCTCGCGGTAAAGTCAAGGTGGCAGGCAGCTTTACCAGGGCCCAGAAGGCAGCCCTGCAGAGTCAAGAGCTGGATGCGCTTTTGATACAGAAATTAATGGAACTGGAGACCTTTTTTGCCAAGGAAGAGGAACAGGAGCAATCATCAGGTTGTTGA